In Hirundo rustica isolate bHirRus1 chromosome 2, bHirRus1.pri.v3, whole genome shotgun sequence, one genomic interval encodes:
- the THAP12 gene encoding 52 kDa repressor of the inhibitor of the protein kinase isoform X2 — protein sequence MQKFYMSVFLQSPYRTVLRDNAVPTIFDLTSHLNNPHSRHRKRIKELSEDEIRTLKQQKIDEAFERKQATQELNENNEQNTVSEEGGEEQEERAVPLTLEERENKDYLKSLFEILILMGKQNIPLDCHNVKELPEGIFTSDNFQALLEYRINGGDEVLRKRFEMTAVNLEYCSKTQQKQMLEICENCVREETLREVRDSHFFSIVTDEVVDIAGEEHLPVLVRFVDDSHNLREEFIGFLPYEADPEILAVKFHATITEKWGLNMEYCRGQAYIVSSGFASKMKVVATRLLEKYPQAVYTLCSSCALNVWLAKSVPVVGVSIALGTIEEVCCLFNQSPQLLVELDNTISALFRDNDEKGNELKKICRSQWTGRHDTFEVLVDLLQALVLCLDAVSSDLSVRWNNFIVGRAFVLSSALTDFDFIVTIVIMKNVLSFTRAFGRNLQGQTSDVFFAAGSLTAVLHSLNEVMENIEVYHEFWFEEATNLATKLDVQIKLPGKFRRAQQGDFDPDMTSENYYKEILSVPTVEHIIQELKDIFSEQHLKALKCLSLVPSVMGQLKFNTSEEHHADMFKNDLPNPDTLSAELHCWRIKWKHRGKDIELPATIYEALHLPDIKFFPNVYALLKVLCLLPVMKVENEKYGMGRKRLKAYLKNTLTGQRSSNLALLNINFDIKHDLDLMVDTYIKLYPDKLEFQDCIPSNNSKVTDDA from the exons ATGCAGAAGT TCTACATGTCTGTTTTCTTACAGAGCCCATACAGAACGGTTTTACGGGATAATGCTGTGCCAACTATATTTGATCTTACAAGTCACCTGAACAATCCCCACAGCAGACATAGGAAAAGGATAAAAGAGCTG agtGAAGATGAAATAAGGACATTGAAGCAGCAAAAGA ttGATGAAGCTTTTGAACGGAAACAGGCAACTCAAGAATTGAATGAAAACAATGAACAAAATACTGTctcagaggaaggaggagaagaacaAGAGGAAAGAGCTGTTCCCTTAAcactggaagaaagagaaaacaaagattaCCTTAAAtcattatttgaaattttgatCCTAATGGGTAAACAAAATATTCCATTGGATTGCCATAATGTTAAGGAACTTCCAGAAGGTATTTTTACTTCGGATAACTTTCAGGCTCTACTGGAATATAGAATAAATGGTGGCGATGAAGTTTTGAGGAAACGATTTGAGATGACTGCAGTTAACCTTGAGTATTGTTCGAAAACTCAGCAGAAACAAATGCTTGAGATCTGTGAAAACTGTGTTAGAGAGGAGACACTGAGGGAAGTAAGAGACTCACACTTCTTTTCTATTGTCACTGATGAAGTAGTAGACATAGCAGGAGAGGAACATTTGCCAGTGTTGGTGAGGTTCGTTGATGATTCTCACAATCTCAGAGAAGAATTCATAGGGTTTTTACCATATGAGGCTGATCCTGAAATTTTAGCTGTTAAGTTCCACGCAACTATTACTGAAAAGTGGGGTCTAAACATGGAATACTGTCGAGGTCAAGCCTACATCGTCTCCAGTGGATTTGCTTCTAAAATGAAAGTTGTGGCTACGAGACTCTTGGAAAAGTATCCACAAGCTGTGTATACGCTGTGTTCCTCCTGTGCCTTAAATGTATGGCTGGCAAAATCTGTTCCTGTTGTTGGTGTTTCCATTGCATTAGGAACAATTGAAGAAGTTTGCTGTCTTTTTAATCAGTCTCCACAACTACTAGTAGAACTGGACAACacaatttctgctctttttcgGGACAATGACGAGAAGGGTAATGAGTTGAAGAAGATCTGCCGTTCTCAGTGGACAGGCAGGCATGATACTTTTGAGGTTTTAGTGGACCTCCTGCAAGCACTGGTACTGTGCTTGGATGCTGTGAGCAGTGACTTGTCTGTCAGGTGGAACAACTTCATTGTTGGTCGAGCATTTGTACTTTCAAGTGCATTAACAGATTTTGATTTCATTGTCACTATTGTAATTATGAAAAATGTTCTGTCTTTTACAAGAGCATTTGGAAGAAACCTCCAGGGACAAACATCAGATGTGTTCTTTGCAGCTGGCAGCTTAACCGCTGTATTGCACTCTCTGAATGAAGTAATGGAGAATATTGAAGTTTACCATGAATTTTGGTTTGAGGAAGCCACGAATTTGGCTACAAAACTGGATGTACAAATTAAACTCCCAGGAAAATTTCGCAGGGCACAACAGGGGGACTTCGACCCCGATATGACATCAGAAAATTACTACAAAGAAATCCTAAGCGTCCCAACAGTAGAGCATATTATTCAAGaattaaaagatattttctcaGAACAACATTTAAAAGCTCTTAAATGTTTATCATTAGTGCCCTCAGTCATGGGACAGCTGAAATTCAATACGTCTGAGGAGCATCATGCTGACATGTTCAAAAATGACTTGCCCAATCCAGACACACTTTCTGCTGAGCTTCACTGTTGGAGAATCAAATGgaagcacagaggaaaagatATTGAACTTCCAGCTACTATTTATGAAGCACTTCACTTGCCCGACATAAAGTTTTTCCCTAATGTTTATGCATTGCTTAAAGTCTTGTGCTTACTTCCAGTGATGAAGGTGGAGAACGAAAAATATGGAATGGGACGGAAGCGCTTAAAGGCATACCTGAAAAACACCTTGACAGGGCAAAGGTCAAGCAACCTTGCTTTGCTGAACATAAACTTTGACATAAAACATGACTTGGATTTGATGGTGGACACTTACATTAAACTCTATCCAGATAAATTGGAATTTCAAGACTGTATTCCTTCTAACAATTCTAAAGTAACAGATGATGCCTAA
- the THAP12 gene encoding 52 kDa repressor of the inhibitor of the protein kinase isoform X1 → MPNFCAAPNCTRKSTQSDLAFFRFPRDPARCQRWVENCRRADLEDKTPDQLNKHYRLCAKHFETSMICRSSPYRTVLRDNAVPTIFDLTSHLNNPHSRHRKRIKELSEDEIRTLKQQKIDEAFERKQATQELNENNEQNTVSEEGGEEQEERAVPLTLEERENKDYLKSLFEILILMGKQNIPLDCHNVKELPEGIFTSDNFQALLEYRINGGDEVLRKRFEMTAVNLEYCSKTQQKQMLEICENCVREETLREVRDSHFFSIVTDEVVDIAGEEHLPVLVRFVDDSHNLREEFIGFLPYEADPEILAVKFHATITEKWGLNMEYCRGQAYIVSSGFASKMKVVATRLLEKYPQAVYTLCSSCALNVWLAKSVPVVGVSIALGTIEEVCCLFNQSPQLLVELDNTISALFRDNDEKGNELKKICRSQWTGRHDTFEVLVDLLQALVLCLDAVSSDLSVRWNNFIVGRAFVLSSALTDFDFIVTIVIMKNVLSFTRAFGRNLQGQTSDVFFAAGSLTAVLHSLNEVMENIEVYHEFWFEEATNLATKLDVQIKLPGKFRRAQQGDFDPDMTSENYYKEILSVPTVEHIIQELKDIFSEQHLKALKCLSLVPSVMGQLKFNTSEEHHADMFKNDLPNPDTLSAELHCWRIKWKHRGKDIELPATIYEALHLPDIKFFPNVYALLKVLCLLPVMKVENEKYGMGRKRLKAYLKNTLTGQRSSNLALLNINFDIKHDLDLMVDTYIKLYPDKLEFQDCIPSNNSKVTDDA, encoded by the exons ATGTCAGAGATGGGTAGAGAACTGTCGAAGGGCAGATTTAGAAGATAAGACTCCCGATCAACTCAACAAGCATTACAGATTGTGCGCTAAACATTTTGAGACTTCCATGATATGCAGAAGT AGCCCATACAGAACGGTTTTACGGGATAATGCTGTGCCAACTATATTTGATCTTACAAGTCACCTGAACAATCCCCACAGCAGACATAGGAAAAGGATAAAAGAGCTG agtGAAGATGAAATAAGGACATTGAAGCAGCAAAAGA ttGATGAAGCTTTTGAACGGAAACAGGCAACTCAAGAATTGAATGAAAACAATGAACAAAATACTGTctcagaggaaggaggagaagaacaAGAGGAAAGAGCTGTTCCCTTAAcactggaagaaagagaaaacaaagattaCCTTAAAtcattatttgaaattttgatCCTAATGGGTAAACAAAATATTCCATTGGATTGCCATAATGTTAAGGAACTTCCAGAAGGTATTTTTACTTCGGATAACTTTCAGGCTCTACTGGAATATAGAATAAATGGTGGCGATGAAGTTTTGAGGAAACGATTTGAGATGACTGCAGTTAACCTTGAGTATTGTTCGAAAACTCAGCAGAAACAAATGCTTGAGATCTGTGAAAACTGTGTTAGAGAGGAGACACTGAGGGAAGTAAGAGACTCACACTTCTTTTCTATTGTCACTGATGAAGTAGTAGACATAGCAGGAGAGGAACATTTGCCAGTGTTGGTGAGGTTCGTTGATGATTCTCACAATCTCAGAGAAGAATTCATAGGGTTTTTACCATATGAGGCTGATCCTGAAATTTTAGCTGTTAAGTTCCACGCAACTATTACTGAAAAGTGGGGTCTAAACATGGAATACTGTCGAGGTCAAGCCTACATCGTCTCCAGTGGATTTGCTTCTAAAATGAAAGTTGTGGCTACGAGACTCTTGGAAAAGTATCCACAAGCTGTGTATACGCTGTGTTCCTCCTGTGCCTTAAATGTATGGCTGGCAAAATCTGTTCCTGTTGTTGGTGTTTCCATTGCATTAGGAACAATTGAAGAAGTTTGCTGTCTTTTTAATCAGTCTCCACAACTACTAGTAGAACTGGACAACacaatttctgctctttttcgGGACAATGACGAGAAGGGTAATGAGTTGAAGAAGATCTGCCGTTCTCAGTGGACAGGCAGGCATGATACTTTTGAGGTTTTAGTGGACCTCCTGCAAGCACTGGTACTGTGCTTGGATGCTGTGAGCAGTGACTTGTCTGTCAGGTGGAACAACTTCATTGTTGGTCGAGCATTTGTACTTTCAAGTGCATTAACAGATTTTGATTTCATTGTCACTATTGTAATTATGAAAAATGTTCTGTCTTTTACAAGAGCATTTGGAAGAAACCTCCAGGGACAAACATCAGATGTGTTCTTTGCAGCTGGCAGCTTAACCGCTGTATTGCACTCTCTGAATGAAGTAATGGAGAATATTGAAGTTTACCATGAATTTTGGTTTGAGGAAGCCACGAATTTGGCTACAAAACTGGATGTACAAATTAAACTCCCAGGAAAATTTCGCAGGGCACAACAGGGGGACTTCGACCCCGATATGACATCAGAAAATTACTACAAAGAAATCCTAAGCGTCCCAACAGTAGAGCATATTATTCAAGaattaaaagatattttctcaGAACAACATTTAAAAGCTCTTAAATGTTTATCATTAGTGCCCTCAGTCATGGGACAGCTGAAATTCAATACGTCTGAGGAGCATCATGCTGACATGTTCAAAAATGACTTGCCCAATCCAGACACACTTTCTGCTGAGCTTCACTGTTGGAGAATCAAATGgaagcacagaggaaaagatATTGAACTTCCAGCTACTATTTATGAAGCACTTCACTTGCCCGACATAAAGTTTTTCCCTAATGTTTATGCATTGCTTAAAGTCTTGTGCTTACTTCCAGTGATGAAGGTGGAGAACGAAAAATATGGAATGGGACGGAAGCGCTTAAAGGCATACCTGAAAAACACCTTGACAGGGCAAAGGTCAAGCAACCTTGCTTTGCTGAACATAAACTTTGACATAAAACATGACTTGGATTTGATGGTGGACACTTACATTAAACTCTATCCAGATAAATTGGAATTTCAAGACTGTATTCCTTCTAACAATTCTAAAGTAACAGATGATGCCTAA
- the THAP12 gene encoding 52 kDa repressor of the inhibitor of the protein kinase isoform X3, with product MICRSSPYRTVLRDNAVPTIFDLTSHLNNPHSRHRKRIKELSEDEIRTLKQQKIDEAFERKQATQELNENNEQNTVSEEGGEEQEERAVPLTLEERENKDYLKSLFEILILMGKQNIPLDCHNVKELPEGIFTSDNFQALLEYRINGGDEVLRKRFEMTAVNLEYCSKTQQKQMLEICENCVREETLREVRDSHFFSIVTDEVVDIAGEEHLPVLVRFVDDSHNLREEFIGFLPYEADPEILAVKFHATITEKWGLNMEYCRGQAYIVSSGFASKMKVVATRLLEKYPQAVYTLCSSCALNVWLAKSVPVVGVSIALGTIEEVCCLFNQSPQLLVELDNTISALFRDNDEKGNELKKICRSQWTGRHDTFEVLVDLLQALVLCLDAVSSDLSVRWNNFIVGRAFVLSSALTDFDFIVTIVIMKNVLSFTRAFGRNLQGQTSDVFFAAGSLTAVLHSLNEVMENIEVYHEFWFEEATNLATKLDVQIKLPGKFRRAQQGDFDPDMTSENYYKEILSVPTVEHIIQELKDIFSEQHLKALKCLSLVPSVMGQLKFNTSEEHHADMFKNDLPNPDTLSAELHCWRIKWKHRGKDIELPATIYEALHLPDIKFFPNVYALLKVLCLLPVMKVENEKYGMGRKRLKAYLKNTLTGQRSSNLALLNINFDIKHDLDLMVDTYIKLYPDKLEFQDCIPSNNSKVTDDA from the exons ATGATATGCAGAAGT AGCCCATACAGAACGGTTTTACGGGATAATGCTGTGCCAACTATATTTGATCTTACAAGTCACCTGAACAATCCCCACAGCAGACATAGGAAAAGGATAAAAGAGCTG agtGAAGATGAAATAAGGACATTGAAGCAGCAAAAGA ttGATGAAGCTTTTGAACGGAAACAGGCAACTCAAGAATTGAATGAAAACAATGAACAAAATACTGTctcagaggaaggaggagaagaacaAGAGGAAAGAGCTGTTCCCTTAAcactggaagaaagagaaaacaaagattaCCTTAAAtcattatttgaaattttgatCCTAATGGGTAAACAAAATATTCCATTGGATTGCCATAATGTTAAGGAACTTCCAGAAGGTATTTTTACTTCGGATAACTTTCAGGCTCTACTGGAATATAGAATAAATGGTGGCGATGAAGTTTTGAGGAAACGATTTGAGATGACTGCAGTTAACCTTGAGTATTGTTCGAAAACTCAGCAGAAACAAATGCTTGAGATCTGTGAAAACTGTGTTAGAGAGGAGACACTGAGGGAAGTAAGAGACTCACACTTCTTTTCTATTGTCACTGATGAAGTAGTAGACATAGCAGGAGAGGAACATTTGCCAGTGTTGGTGAGGTTCGTTGATGATTCTCACAATCTCAGAGAAGAATTCATAGGGTTTTTACCATATGAGGCTGATCCTGAAATTTTAGCTGTTAAGTTCCACGCAACTATTACTGAAAAGTGGGGTCTAAACATGGAATACTGTCGAGGTCAAGCCTACATCGTCTCCAGTGGATTTGCTTCTAAAATGAAAGTTGTGGCTACGAGACTCTTGGAAAAGTATCCACAAGCTGTGTATACGCTGTGTTCCTCCTGTGCCTTAAATGTATGGCTGGCAAAATCTGTTCCTGTTGTTGGTGTTTCCATTGCATTAGGAACAATTGAAGAAGTTTGCTGTCTTTTTAATCAGTCTCCACAACTACTAGTAGAACTGGACAACacaatttctgctctttttcgGGACAATGACGAGAAGGGTAATGAGTTGAAGAAGATCTGCCGTTCTCAGTGGACAGGCAGGCATGATACTTTTGAGGTTTTAGTGGACCTCCTGCAAGCACTGGTACTGTGCTTGGATGCTGTGAGCAGTGACTTGTCTGTCAGGTGGAACAACTTCATTGTTGGTCGAGCATTTGTACTTTCAAGTGCATTAACAGATTTTGATTTCATTGTCACTATTGTAATTATGAAAAATGTTCTGTCTTTTACAAGAGCATTTGGAAGAAACCTCCAGGGACAAACATCAGATGTGTTCTTTGCAGCTGGCAGCTTAACCGCTGTATTGCACTCTCTGAATGAAGTAATGGAGAATATTGAAGTTTACCATGAATTTTGGTTTGAGGAAGCCACGAATTTGGCTACAAAACTGGATGTACAAATTAAACTCCCAGGAAAATTTCGCAGGGCACAACAGGGGGACTTCGACCCCGATATGACATCAGAAAATTACTACAAAGAAATCCTAAGCGTCCCAACAGTAGAGCATATTATTCAAGaattaaaagatattttctcaGAACAACATTTAAAAGCTCTTAAATGTTTATCATTAGTGCCCTCAGTCATGGGACAGCTGAAATTCAATACGTCTGAGGAGCATCATGCTGACATGTTCAAAAATGACTTGCCCAATCCAGACACACTTTCTGCTGAGCTTCACTGTTGGAGAATCAAATGgaagcacagaggaaaagatATTGAACTTCCAGCTACTATTTATGAAGCACTTCACTTGCCCGACATAAAGTTTTTCCCTAATGTTTATGCATTGCTTAAAGTCTTGTGCTTACTTCCAGTGATGAAGGTGGAGAACGAAAAATATGGAATGGGACGGAAGCGCTTAAAGGCATACCTGAAAAACACCTTGACAGGGCAAAGGTCAAGCAACCTTGCTTTGCTGAACATAAACTTTGACATAAAACATGACTTGGATTTGATGGTGGACACTTACATTAAACTCTATCCAGATAAATTGGAATTTCAAGACTGTATTCCTTCTAACAATTCTAAAGTAACAGATGATGCCTAA